A section of the Anabaena cylindrica PCC 7122 genome encodes:
- the mgtE gene encoding magnesium transporter: MLTQDVRNALDIADLNQLKFDLNRLQPVDVGEYITQLPEKQRAIAFRLLNKAQAIDVFEYLPTEIQEELINSLHDVQVVHLVEEMSPDERAYLFDELPAGVVKRLLQQLSPEQRQATATILGYPEGTAGRVMTTEYVRLRQGLTVGEALTKIRLQDEDKETIYYAYVTDDNRTLVSVVSLRQLLFTFPEVLIKDIASDHVIKVKTETSQEEVARIMQRYDLIAMPVVDREDRLVGIITIDDVIDILEEEATEDIQKLAGVSGDESALSSPLVTICKRLPWLLGIMGLYIGAASAIAPFQSVIAAVPVLAVIMPIFSNTGGTVGIQSLTVTIRGLGVGEVTPKDTLKILRKELLAGLGTALALCITMMLLSLIWAKPQERWVALIAGTVMATNTIVAVTLGTLLPMALTRWKLDPALMSGPLVTTLLDTIGFLTFLSMISIALKVFHLQP; the protein is encoded by the coding sequence ATGCTCACACAAGATGTTCGCAATGCCCTAGACATTGCTGACTTGAATCAACTTAAGTTTGATTTAAATCGGTTACAACCCGTAGATGTTGGGGAATACATCACACAGTTGCCGGAAAAACAAAGAGCGATCGCATTTCGTCTCCTCAACAAGGCTCAGGCTATAGATGTCTTTGAATATTTACCCACAGAAATACAAGAAGAACTCATAAATTCTCTCCATGATGTCCAAGTTGTACATCTAGTGGAAGAAATGAGTCCCGACGAACGAGCATACTTGTTTGATGAACTACCAGCAGGAGTAGTCAAACGGCTGTTACAACAATTAAGCCCCGAACAAAGACAGGCTACAGCAACCATTCTCGGTTATCCAGAAGGGACTGCTGGGCGGGTAATGACAACGGAATATGTTCGGTTACGTCAAGGCTTAACTGTGGGTGAGGCCTTAACTAAAATCCGCCTGCAAGACGAAGATAAAGAAACAATTTACTACGCTTATGTCACAGATGATAACCGCACCTTAGTAAGTGTTGTTTCTTTGAGACAGTTGTTATTTACTTTTCCTGAAGTTTTAATTAAAGATATTGCTAGTGATCATGTAATTAAAGTTAAAACTGAAACTTCCCAAGAAGAAGTTGCTCGCATCATGCAGCGTTATGACTTAATAGCGATGCCAGTAGTGGATAGGGAAGATAGATTAGTGGGAATTATTACCATTGATGATGTCATTGATATTTTAGAAGAAGAAGCAACTGAAGATATTCAAAAATTGGCGGGGGTAAGTGGTGATGAATCTGCTTTATCTTCTCCACTGGTAACAATTTGCAAACGATTGCCTTGGTTGTTAGGGATTATGGGATTGTATATAGGTGCTGCTAGTGCGATCGCTCCTTTTCAATCTGTAATTGCTGCTGTACCAGTCCTCGCTGTGATTATGCCCATTTTTTCTAACACAGGTGGCACTGTCGGCATCCAATCTTTAACCGTCACTATTCGCGGCTTAGGAGTGGGAGAAGTCACACCCAAAGATACTCTGAAAATTCTTCGTAAAGAACTGTTAGCGGGTTTAGGAACAGCCTTAGCTTTGTGCATAACTATGATGCTGCTGTCCCTAATTTGGGCTAAACCCCAAGAAAGATGGGTAGCTTTGATTGCAGGAACAGTCATGGCAACTAATACAATTGTCGCTGTTACCCTCGGTACTTTACTACCAATGGCTTTAACCCGTTGGAAGCTAGATCCGGCTTTAATGAGTGGGCCATTAGTCACCACACTTCTGGATACAATTGGCTTTTTAACCTTTCTCAGCATGATTTCTATTGCTTTAAAGGTTTTTCATCTACAACCTTAA
- a CDS encoding aspartate carbamoyltransferase catalytic subunit, with protein sequence MPSTTWNRHHILSLADFTTFEYNAVLQTAASFQEVLSRRTKKVPTLQGQVVANLFFESSTRTRSSFEIAAKRLSADTLNFAAATSSMTKGETILDTAKTYLAMGTDIMVIRHREAGVPQAIAQEMDRLGVKVSVLNAGDGQHEHPSQGLLDLFTICTLIDPAQPRIELLQGKKIALVGDILHSRVARSNIWSLIASGAEVHLAAPPTLLPKFFSEYLGEAANTGKLFTHWQIEPALENADYVMTLRLQKERMTAHLLPSLREYHQLFGITRAKLKLCKPNVKVLHPGPVNRGVEISSDLMDDPEFSLIQSQVTSGVAVRMALLYFIGSGRA encoded by the coding sequence ATGCCTAGTACTACCTGGAATCGTCATCACATTCTTTCCCTGGCTGACTTCACAACTTTTGAATATAACGCGGTTTTGCAAACTGCGGCCTCATTTCAAGAGGTACTATCACGGAGAACAAAAAAAGTACCTACCTTACAGGGACAGGTGGTGGCCAATCTATTTTTTGAATCCTCTACCCGCACACGCAGTAGTTTTGAAATTGCTGCTAAACGTTTAAGTGCGGATACCCTCAACTTTGCAGCTGCGACTTCTTCCATGACAAAGGGAGAGACAATTCTCGACACAGCGAAGACCTATTTGGCGATGGGAACTGATATTATGGTGATTCGCCATCGAGAAGCGGGAGTTCCACAAGCGATCGCTCAAGAAATGGATCGTTTAGGTGTCAAAGTCAGTGTCCTCAACGCCGGTGATGGTCAACACGAGCATCCTTCCCAAGGATTACTTGACTTATTTACCATTTGTACATTAATTGATCCAGCCCAACCCCGCATCGAACTATTACAAGGTAAAAAAATAGCTCTTGTTGGCGATATTCTCCATTCTCGCGTAGCGCGTTCTAATATTTGGAGTTTAATTGCCAGTGGTGCTGAAGTTCATCTTGCAGCACCGCCAACATTATTACCTAAATTCTTTAGTGAATATTTAGGTGAAGCAGCAAACACAGGCAAGTTATTCACCCATTGGCAAATAGAACCAGCTTTAGAAAATGCCGATTATGTCATGACATTGCGGTTACAAAAAGAGCGCATGACGGCTCATTTATTGCCAAGTTTGCGAGAATATCATCAACTATTTGGTATTACTCGCGCCAAACTCAAACTGTGTAAACCTAATGTTAAAGTTTTACATCCAGGCCCAGTTAATCGGGGTGTAGAAATTAGCTCTGACTTAATGGATGATCCTGAATTTAGCTTAATTCAATCACAAGTTACCAGTGGCGTAGCCGTGCGAATGGCGTTGTTGTATTTTATTGGTAGTGGTAGAGCCTGA
- a CDS encoding AAA family ATPase — translation MRIKQISVTELFGIFNHVIPLNTEDRITIIYGLNGVGKTAILRLLNNFFNFRFSELYNIIFNNFQIDFDDGSYIRLNKKAKSAIDGDIKTEIIIFFKNSSSNEYEFSLNQHDYDFIENKNFNIPIKSKNSEYFMSDKERYLVAVERLKQSTKILYGFQPETIPEWLQTIITSINIRFIESQRLLNISDNNSMIPSVTSYANELAENIQEKLAEYGMLSQSLDRTFPARLVKRQASTELTDKQLYQKLDEIEEKRTHLINAGLLDKDENSNFQIFEQIDENTKKVLSVYVEDVENKLNIFDNLSQKIELMKRIINQRFSYKQINISKDKGFTFTSNGNSLSPEKLSSGEQHELVMLYELLFKVQPNTLILIDEPELSLHVEWQVNFLKDLKEITKIANIDVLLATHSPSIIHDRWDLTVELKGPQI, via the coding sequence ATGAGAATTAAGCAAATTTCAGTAACCGAACTTTTTGGCATTTTTAATCATGTCATTCCTCTGAATACGGAAGACCGTATAACTATAATTTACGGTTTAAATGGTGTTGGTAAAACAGCAATACTTAGGCTATTAAATAATTTTTTTAATTTCCGGTTTTCAGAACTATACAATATTATATTTAATAACTTCCAGATCGATTTTGATGATGGTAGTTATATTCGACTGAACAAAAAAGCCAAATCTGCTATTGATGGTGATATAAAAACTGAGATCATAATATTCTTCAAAAATAGTAGTAGCAATGAGTATGAATTTTCTCTAAATCAACATGACTATGATTTTATAGAAAATAAAAATTTCAATATACCTATAAAATCAAAAAATTCTGAATATTTCATGAGCGATAAAGAGAGGTACTTGGTTGCTGTAGAACGCCTTAAACAATCTACAAAAATTTTATATGGATTTCAACCTGAAACAATACCAGAATGGTTGCAGACTATTATTACTTCTATAAATATTCGTTTCATAGAATCCCAGAGATTATTAAATATATCAGACAATAATTCAATGATTCCATCTGTGACTAGTTATGCAAATGAACTTGCAGAAAATATTCAGGAAAAATTAGCTGAGTATGGTATGTTATCTCAATCACTTGATAGAACTTTTCCAGCAAGATTAGTTAAAAGACAAGCTTCAACTGAACTGACAGATAAGCAACTATATCAAAAGTTAGATGAAATTGAAGAAAAGCGAACTCATTTGATAAATGCTGGATTATTAGATAAAGATGAAAACTCAAACTTCCAAATTTTTGAGCAAATAGATGAAAATACAAAAAAGGTTTTATCAGTTTATGTTGAAGATGTTGAAAATAAACTTAATATTTTTGATAATCTATCTCAAAAAATAGAATTGATGAAGAGGATTATCAATCAAAGATTTTCTTACAAGCAAATAAATATCAGCAAAGATAAAGGTTTTACTTTTACCTCTAATGGTAATTCTTTATCACCAGAAAAATTATCTTCTGGAGAACAGCACGAATTAGTTATGCTTTATGAGTTATTATTTAAAGTCCAACCTAACACATTAATCCTCATTGATGAGCCAGAACTTTCATTGCACGTGGAGTGGCAAGTGAATTTTCTTAAGGATTTAAAAGAAATTACAAAAATTGCTAATATAGATGTTTTATTAGCGACGCATTCTCCTAGTATTATTCATGATCGATGGGATTTAACAGTTGAATTGAAAGGTCCTCAGATATGA
- a CDS encoding Uma2 family endonuclease — translation MATQISEIKSPTEPVISWEALPHDFQLEDEPVENTGQPILAGALRESLEIAGFIQPQMLIASNFGLCATLDGQFIAKAPDWLYIPSVKEIVPERKSYTPNLEGDVPAIVIEFLSDTEGGKYSVKRTYPPGKWFFYEQILQVPIYVIFDPDGGLLEFYQLENGRYELKQANENGLHWIDAMGLFLGTWRGEKEARTGYWLRWWDKEGNLLPWSVEKIAEERHEKERLIAYLKSQGIDPNNLPTATN, via the coding sequence ATGGCAACCCAAATCAGTGAAATCAAATCTCCCACTGAACCGGTCATCTCTTGGGAAGCCTTACCCCATGATTTTCAGTTAGAGGATGAACCGGTGGAAAATACAGGACAGCCAATTTTGGCTGGTGCTTTGCGAGAAAGCTTAGAAATTGCGGGTTTTATTCAACCGCAGATGTTGATAGCCTCAAATTTTGGTTTATGTGCCACATTAGACGGTCAATTTATTGCTAAAGCACCTGATTGGCTATATATTCCTTCAGTGAAAGAGATTGTACCTGAACGCAAAAGCTACACACCCAATTTAGAAGGGGATGTTCCGGCTATAGTCATAGAATTTTTATCTGATACTGAAGGGGGAAAATATTCTGTTAAGCGAACATATCCACCAGGAAAATGGTTTTTTTACGAGCAAATTTTACAAGTTCCCATTTATGTAATTTTTGATCCAGATGGTGGTTTATTAGAATTTTATCAACTAGAAAATGGTCGCTACGAATTAAAGCAAGCGAATGAAAATGGTCTGCATTGGATTGATGCAATGGGTCTATTTTTAGGAACTTGGAGAGGAGAAAAAGAAGCCAGAACAGGGTATTGGTTAAGATGGTGGGATAAAGAGGGTAATTTGTTACCTTGGTCTGTAGAAAAGATTGCAGAAGAACGTCATGAGAAAGAACGGCTAATAGCTTATTTGAAATCCCAAGGGATTGATCCGAATAATTTACCAACCGCTACGAATTAG
- a CDS encoding DUF4435 domain-containing protein, translating into MRESITPEFIANQIRMRRSAYSGTFIIVEGSTDARVYERCLDNKKCELSVAYNKEKAIGALAILEKNNFAGVLAIIDADFSRLEDILPASPNLLVTDYHDLEIMLIQSPALDKVIREFGSEEKIKNYAKNITITLLETGKIIGYLRWLSLKFNLSLKFEDLTFSKFLEPKTLAIDTIKLIKAVKDHSQKPALIEKDIQEKLENLKDDDHDPLQVCCGHDLICILSIGLCKVWGTWNSNDVKPEVLEKILRLAYEESYFRNTQLYRHIQTWEQNNQPYQVLSSTS; encoded by the coding sequence ATGAGAGAATCTATCACACCTGAGTTTATTGCTAATCAGATTCGTATGAGGCGTAGTGCTTACTCAGGGACTTTTATAATTGTTGAGGGTTCTACAGATGCGCGGGTATATGAACGCTGTTTAGATAATAAAAAATGTGAACTTTCAGTTGCTTACAATAAAGAAAAAGCTATCGGCGCGTTAGCTATTTTGGAAAAAAATAATTTTGCAGGTGTGTTGGCTATTATTGATGCAGATTTTTCTAGACTTGAAGATATTTTACCAGCTAGTCCAAACTTATTGGTGACTGATTATCATGATTTAGAAATTATGCTAATTCAATCCCCAGCACTTGATAAGGTAATTCGTGAGTTTGGCAGTGAAGAAAAGATTAAAAATTATGCTAAAAATATCACTATAACTCTACTTGAAACTGGCAAAATTATTGGTTATTTAAGATGGCTATCTTTGAAATTTAATTTATCTCTTAAATTTGAAGATTTAACCTTTAGTAAATTTCTAGAACCTAAAACTTTAGCCATAGATACTATAAAACTGATTAAAGCAGTTAAAGACCACTCCCAAAAGCCAGCACTTATAGAAAAAGATATTCAAGAGAAGTTGGAAAATTTAAAAGATGATGATCATGATCCTCTTCAAGTATGTTGTGGTCATGATTTAATTTGTATTTTGTCCATAGGACTGTGTAAGGTCTGGGGAACATGGAATAGTAATGATGTTAAGCCAGAAGTATTAGAAAAAATTTTAAGACTGGCATACGAAGAATCGTATTTCCGTAATACACAGTTATATAGACATATTCAAACATGGGAACAAAATAACCAACCTTACCAAGTTTTATCATCAACTTCTTAA
- a CDS encoding AAA family ATPase yields the protein MNYSYFHPVLRKSCIYQSPFKQMLSKLKVQHYKSLFDTEVDLEPLTVFIGPNGSGKSNICEALAVLSDFFQNLIVAPDYTESMTFFLESLKTVSTNLQSIQSKFWHGKPDYLLFEASTIPKTEIITSEKAQNFLKISVNVDYSRRIISIKNLGNTQCEEDEYISPLRDFIVSHQFPDSSLYNALKKVNVYDFAPFDISNKTSSNGNMDKTGQGIAYALLDILLANREGFDELQDRLTQLVPNIKKILLPRGENQTFSLELVDRYSEHHIPASDISDGTLRILAFLTALYQENTPSIICFEEIENGVHPWLLHKMMELLKIVSTEGITGKPVQVLITTHSPVLLNYVEPYQVRAVELDKEGKTQVHKLPVDSVRFQKALEAYDGALGELWFTNVFGGNPE from the coding sequence ATGAATTACTCCTACTTCCATCCTGTTTTGCGTAAGTCCTGTATATATCAATCTCCTTTCAAACAGATGTTATCTAAATTAAAAGTTCAACACTACAAAAGCCTTTTTGATACAGAAGTGGATTTAGAACCATTGACTGTATTCATTGGTCCTAATGGTTCTGGTAAATCTAATATTTGTGAAGCTTTGGCTGTATTGTCTGATTTTTTTCAAAACTTGATAGTTGCTCCAGACTATACAGAGAGTATGACCTTTTTTTTAGAGTCTTTAAAGACTGTAAGTACGAACCTACAGAGCATTCAATCTAAATTCTGGCATGGAAAGCCAGATTATCTTTTGTTTGAGGCTAGTACCATTCCTAAAACAGAAATAATTACTTCTGAAAAAGCTCAAAACTTTTTAAAAATATCAGTTAATGTTGATTATTCTCGGCGAATAATTAGTATAAAAAATCTTGGCAATACTCAATGTGAAGAAGATGAATATATAAGTCCATTAAGAGATTTTATAGTTTCTCATCAATTTCCAGATTCTTCTTTGTATAATGCACTGAAAAAAGTTAATGTTTACGATTTTGCGCCATTTGATATTTCTAATAAAACCTCATCAAATGGCAATATGGATAAAACTGGTCAAGGAATTGCCTATGCTTTACTTGATATTTTGCTTGCGAATCGTGAAGGTTTTGATGAATTGCAGGATCGTTTAACGCAGCTTGTTCCTAATATCAAAAAAATTTTGTTACCTCGTGGGGAAAATCAAACTTTTTCACTGGAGTTAGTTGATAGATATTCAGAACATCATATCCCTGCCTCTGATATATCGGATGGAACATTAAGAATTTTAGCTTTTCTAACTGCACTGTATCAAGAAAACACTCCTAGTATTATTTGCTTTGAAGAAATAGAAAATGGTGTGCATCCTTGGTTACTGCATAAAATGATGGAGTTGCTAAAAATTGTTTCCACGGAAGGAATAACTGGTAAACCTGTGCAGGTTTTAATTACAACCCATTCTCCTGTGTTGTTAAATTATGTTGAACCATATCAAGTCCGTGCGGTTGAATTAGACAAAGAAGGTAAAACTCAAGTTCATAAATTACCTGTAGATTCTGTCCGGTTTCAAAAAGCTTTAGAAGCCTATGATGGGGCATTAGGTGAACTTTGGTTTACAAATGTGTTTGGAGGAAATCCAGAATGA